CGGAACTGCTTATACAGCTCTGCCATTTGCGCCATAACGCCTTTACCTTGTTGATTAACGCATAAATCATCAGACAAAATTACGCCAAAAGGATGATCGCCAATCATGGTTTCACCCGTCAGAATGGCATGCCCCAGGCCTTTCATTTCGCGCTGCCGGGTAAAAGAAAAAGTTCCCTTGTCTAAAACATTGCGGATTGACTCTAGGTACACCTCTTTACCGGAACCGGCAATTTGGTGCTCTAACTCATAAGATATATCAAAATGGTCAGCGATAGCACGCTTACCGCGGCCGGTAATAAACGAAATATCGCACATACCGGCATCAATGGCCTCTTCAACCCCATATTGCACCAGCGGCTTATTCACCACTGGCAACATTTCTTTAGGCATGGATTTAGTGGCGGGTAAAAATCGGGTACCGTAACCGGCAACGGGGAATAGACACTTCTCAATCATGTAACTTCCTATAAACATCGTGTTCTGATAGTAGCCACAACACTGTAACAAAGAGCCATCTTATCGCAAGCTAATTTCGCGCTTTTACAGCCAAAAATTCACGCATTCGCTGCAGATCAAGGTATTTCG
The Pseudomonadales bacterium DNA segment above includes these coding regions:
- the galU gene encoding UTP--glucose-1-phosphate uridylyltransferase GalU; translation: MIEKCLFPVAGYGTRFLPATKSMPKEMLPVVNKPLVQYGVEEAIDAGMCDISFITGRGKRAIADHFDISYELEHQIAGSGKEVYLESIRNVLDKGTFSFTRQREMKGLGHAILTGETMIGDHPFGVILSDDLCVNQQGKGVMAQMAELYKQFRCSIVAIMEVPEDQVHKYGVIAGESMKDGLYRVEDMVEKPAKEDAPSNLAIIGRYILTPDIFDILRDTAPGKNGEVQITDALLQQAKKGCVMAYKFEGQRFDCGSVNGFVEATNFCFEHVYQDV